One genomic region from Macaca mulatta isolate MMU2019108-1 chromosome 20, T2T-MMU8v2.0, whole genome shotgun sequence encodes:
- the RNF40 gene encoding E3 ubiquitin-protein ligase BRE1B isoform X1: MSGLGNKRAAGDGGSGPPEKKLSREEKTTTTLIEPIRLGGISSTEEMDLKVLQFKNKKLAERLEQRQACEDELRERIEKLEKRQATDDATLLIVNRYWAQLDETVEALLRCHEGQGELSSAPEAPGTQEGPTCDGTPLPEPGTSELREPLPLQLRPPLSEPALAFVVALGASSSEEVELELQGRMEFSKAAVSHVVEASDRLQRRVEELCQRVYSRGDSEPLSEVARARTRELGRENRRLQDLATQLQEKHHRISLEYSELQDKVTSAETKVLEMETTVEDLQWDIEKLRKREQKLNKHLAEALEQLNSGYYVSGSSSGFQGGQITLSMQKFEMLNAELEENQELANSRMAELEKLQAELQGAVRTNERLKVALRSLPEEVVRETGEYRMLQAQFSLLYNESLQVKTQLDEARGLLLATKNSHLRHIEHMESDELGLQKKLRTEVIQLEDTLAQVRKEYEMLRIEFEQNLAANEQAGPINREMRHLISSLQNHNHQLKGDAQRYKRKLREVQAEIGKLRAQTSGSTHSTPNLGHPEDSGLSAPAPGKEEGGPGPVSTPDNRKEMAPVPGTTTTTTSVKKEELVPSEEDVQGLTLGAQGPSSRGREPEARPKRELREREGPGLGPPPVASALSRADREKAKVEEAKRKESELLKGLRAELKKAQESQKEMKLLLDMYKSAPKEQRDKVQLMAAERKAKAEVDELRSRIRELEERDRRESKKIADEDALRRIRQAEEQIEHLQRKLGATKQEEEALLSEMDVTGQAFEDMQEQNGRLLQQLREKDDANFKLMSERIKANQIHKLLREEKDELGEQVLGLKSQVDAQLLTVQKLEEKERALQGSLGGVEKELTLRSQALELNKRKAVEAAQLAEDLKVQLEHVQTRLREIQPCLAESRAAREKESFNLKRAQEDISRLRRKLEKQRKVEVYADADEILQEEIKEYKARLTCPCCNTRKKDAVLTKCFHVFCFECVRGRYEARQRKCPKCNAAFGAHDFHRIYIS; the protein is encoded by the exons ATGTCTGGGCTAGGCAACAAACGCGCCGCCGGCGACGGGGGCTCAGGGCCCCCGGAGAAGAAGCTGAGTCGTGAGGAGAAGACCACCACCACTCTTATCGAGCCCATTCGTCTTGGAGGCATCTCTTCCACG GAGGAGATGGACCTGAAGGTACTACAGTTCAAGAACAAAAAACTGGCAGAGCGGCTGGAACAACGGCAGGCTTGTGAAGATGAACTCCGAGAACGAATTGAGAAGTTGGAGAAGCGGCAGGCCACAGATGATGCCACACTCCTCATCGTCAATCGCTACTGGGCCCAG CTGGATGAAACTGTGGAAGCCCTTCTCCGATGCcatgagggccagggggagctgtcTTCAGCGCCTGAAGCACCTGGGACCCAGGAGGGGCCCACATGTGATGGGACTCCTCTCCCAGAGCCGGGGACATCAGAGCTGAGGG AGCCCTTGCCATTGCAGCTGCGGCCCCCTCTCAGTGAGCCGGCCTTGGCTTTTGTGGTGGCACTGGGTGCCAGCAGCAGTGAGGAGGTGGAGCTGGAGCTGCAAGGCCGAATGGAGTTCTCTAAGGCAGCTGTGTCTCATGTGGTAGAGGCCTCAGACCGCCTACAGCGCCGGGTGGAGGAACTCTGTCAGCGAGTGTATAGCCGAG GGGACAGTGAGCCCCTCAGTGAGGTGGCTCGGGCACGCACCCGAGAGCTGGGCCGTGAGAACCGGCGACTGCAGGACTTGGCCACCCAGCTGCAGGAGAAACACCACCGCATCTCATTGGAG TACTCCGAGCTCCAGGATAAAGTGACGTCGGCAGAGACCAAGGTGTTGGAGATGGAGACAACAGTGGAGGACTTGCAGTGGGACATTGAGAAGCTGCGGAAGCGAGAGCAAAAGCTCAATAAGCACCTGGCAGAGGCCTTAGAGCAG CTGAACTCTGGCTACTATGTGTCTGGGAGCTCCTCAGGCTTCCAGGGGGGCCAGATCACACTCAGCATGCAGAAG TTTGAGATGCTGAATGCAGAGTTGGAGGAAAACCAGGAATTGGCCAACAGCCGCATGGCAGAGCTGGAGAAACTGCAGGCTGAACTTCAGGGGGCTGTGCGGACCAATGAGCGCCTCAAG GTGGCCTTGCGGAGCCTTCCCGAGGAGGTAGTGCGGGAGACAGGGGAGTACCGCATGCTGCAGGCCCAGTTCTCACTGCTCTACAACGAGTCTCTGCAAGTGAAGACCCAGCTGGACGAGGCTCGGGGCCTGCTGCTGGCCACCAAAAACTCCCATCTGCGACATATAGAGCACATGGAG AGCGACGAGCTGGGGCTGCAGAAGAAGCTGCGCACAGAGGTCATTCAGCTGGAGGACACGCTGGCCCAGGTACGCAAGGAGTACGAGATGCTGCGCATCGAGTTTGAGCAGAATCTGGCGGCCAACGAGCAGGCGG GGCCCATCAACCGTGAGATGCGCCACCTGATTAGTAGTCTTCAAAACCACAACCACCAGCTAAAAGGGGACGCCCAGCGATACAAGCGGAAGCTTCGAGAAGTACAAGCTGAGATTGGCAAG CTCCGGGCCCAGACCAGTGGCTCTACCCACTCCACCCCCAACCTGGGCCACCCAGAGGACTCTGGCCTCAGTGCCCCAGCCCCAGGGAAAGAGGAGGGTGGGCCAGGCCCTGTCAGTACCCCCGACAACAGAAAGGAAATGGCTCCAGTGCCTGGCACCACCACTACTACCACTTCAGTGAAGAAGGAGGAGCTGGTCCCCTCTGAAGAGGATGTCCAGGGCTTAACCCTTGGGGCCCAGGGCCCTTCCTCCCGGGGCCGAGAACCCGAGGCCAGGCCCAAGCGGGAGCTTCGGGAACGAGAAGGTCCTGGCTTGGGTCCTCCACCTGTAGCCTCCGCTCTCTCAAGGGCCGATCGGgagaaggccaaggtggaagaagCCAAGAGGAAGGAATCAGAACTCCTCAAGGGTCTCCGAGCAGAGCTCAA GAAGGCCCAGGAGAGCCAGAAGGAGATGAAACTGCTGCTGGATATGTACAAGTCAGCACCTAAGGAACAGCGGGATAAGGTGCAGCTCATGGCAGCAGAACGCAAGGCCAAGGCCGAG GTTGATGAGCTGCGGAGCCGCATCCGGGAATTGGAGGAGAGGGATCGAAGGGAGAGCAAGAAGATCGCGGATGAGGATGCCCTGCGGCGCATTCGGCAGGCAGAGGAGCAGATAGAACACCTGCAGCGCAAGCTGGGTGCCACCAAGCAG gaggaggaggctcTGCTCTCAGAGATGGATGTGACAGGTCAGGCTTTTGAGGACATGCAGGAACAGAATGGGCGGCTGCTACAGCAGTTGCGGGAAAAGGACGATGCCAACTTTAAGCTGATGTCAGAGCGGATCAAGGCCAATCAGATTCACAAGCTGCTGCGGGAGGAGAAGGATGAGTTGGGCGAGCAGGTCCTTGGCCTCAAGTCCCAG GTGGATGCCCAGCTGCTGACTGTGCAGAAGCTGGAGGAGAAGGAGCGGGCCTTGCAGGGCAGCCTTGGGGGTGTGGAGAAGGAGCTGACGCTGCGCAGCCAAGCCCTGGAGCTCAACAAGCGGAAG GCTGTAGAAGCCGCCCAGCTGGCCGAGGACCTGAAGGTGCAGCTGGAGCATGTGCAGACTCGGCTGCGGGAGATCCAGCCCTGCCTGGCAGAGAGCCGGGCTGCTCGTGAGAAAGAGAGTTTCAACCTCAAGAGGGCTCAG GAGGACATCTCACGGCTGCGGCGCAAGCTGGAAAAGCAGAGGAAGGTGGAGGTCTATGCGGATGCTGACGAAATCCTCCAGGAGGAGATCAAGGAGTATAAG GCGCGGTTGACCTGCCCCTGCTGTAATACCCGCAAGAAGGATGCAGTCCTTACCAAGTGCTTCCACGTTTTCTGCTTCGAGTGCGTGCGGGGCCGCTATGAGGCCCGCCAGAGGAAGTGCCCCAAGTGCAACGCGGCCTTTGGTGCCCACGACTTCCATCGTATCTACATCAGCTGA
- the RNF40 gene encoding E3 ubiquitin-protein ligase BRE1B isoform X3: MSGLGNKRAAGDGGSGPPEKKLSREEKTTTTLIEPIRLGGISSTEEMDLKVLQFKNKKLAERLEQRQACEDELRERIEKLEKRQATDDATLLIVNRYWAQLDETVEALLRCHEGQGELSSAPEAPGTQEGPTCDGTPLPEPGTSELREPLPLQLRPPLSEPALAFVVALGASSSEEVELELQGRMEFSKAAVSHVVEASDRLQRRVEELCQRVYSRGDSEPLSEVARARTRELGRENRRLQDLATQLQEKHHRISLEYSELQDKVTSAETKVLEMETTVEDLQWDIEKLRKREQKLNKHLAEALEQLNSGYYVSGSSSGFQGGQITLSMQKVALRSLPEEVVRETGEYRMLQAQFSLLYNESLQVKTQLDEARGLLLATKNSHLRHIEHMESDELGLQKKLRTEVIQLEDTLAQVRKEYEMLRIEFEQNLAANEQAGPINREMRHLISSLQNHNHQLKGDAQRYKRKLREVQAEIGKLRAQTSGSTHSTPNLGHPEDSGLSAPAPGKEEGGPGPVSTPDNRKEMAPVPGTTTTTTSVKKEELVPSEEDVQGLTLGAQGPSSRGREPEARPKRELREREGPGLGPPPVASALSRADREKAKVEEAKRKESELLKGLRAELKKAQESQKEMKLLLDMYKSAPKEQRDKVQLMAAERKAKAEVDELRSRIRELEERDRRESKKIADEDALRRIRQAEEQIEHLQRKLGATKQEEEALLSEMDVTGQAFEDMQEQNGRLLQQLREKDDANFKLMSERIKANQIHKLLREEKDELGEQVLGLKSQVDAQLLTVQKLEEKERALQGSLGGVEKELTLRSQALELNKRKAVEAAQLAEDLKVQLEHVQTRLREIQPCLAESRAAREKESFNLKRAQEDISRLRRKLEKQRKVEVYADADEILQEEIKEYKARLTCPCCNTRKKDAVLTKCFHVFCFECVRGRYEARQRKCPKCNAAFGAHDFHRIYIS, translated from the exons ATGTCTGGGCTAGGCAACAAACGCGCCGCCGGCGACGGGGGCTCAGGGCCCCCGGAGAAGAAGCTGAGTCGTGAGGAGAAGACCACCACCACTCTTATCGAGCCCATTCGTCTTGGAGGCATCTCTTCCACG GAGGAGATGGACCTGAAGGTACTACAGTTCAAGAACAAAAAACTGGCAGAGCGGCTGGAACAACGGCAGGCTTGTGAAGATGAACTCCGAGAACGAATTGAGAAGTTGGAGAAGCGGCAGGCCACAGATGATGCCACACTCCTCATCGTCAATCGCTACTGGGCCCAG CTGGATGAAACTGTGGAAGCCCTTCTCCGATGCcatgagggccagggggagctgtcTTCAGCGCCTGAAGCACCTGGGACCCAGGAGGGGCCCACATGTGATGGGACTCCTCTCCCAGAGCCGGGGACATCAGAGCTGAGGG AGCCCTTGCCATTGCAGCTGCGGCCCCCTCTCAGTGAGCCGGCCTTGGCTTTTGTGGTGGCACTGGGTGCCAGCAGCAGTGAGGAGGTGGAGCTGGAGCTGCAAGGCCGAATGGAGTTCTCTAAGGCAGCTGTGTCTCATGTGGTAGAGGCCTCAGACCGCCTACAGCGCCGGGTGGAGGAACTCTGTCAGCGAGTGTATAGCCGAG GGGACAGTGAGCCCCTCAGTGAGGTGGCTCGGGCACGCACCCGAGAGCTGGGCCGTGAGAACCGGCGACTGCAGGACTTGGCCACCCAGCTGCAGGAGAAACACCACCGCATCTCATTGGAG TACTCCGAGCTCCAGGATAAAGTGACGTCGGCAGAGACCAAGGTGTTGGAGATGGAGACAACAGTGGAGGACTTGCAGTGGGACATTGAGAAGCTGCGGAAGCGAGAGCAAAAGCTCAATAAGCACCTGGCAGAGGCCTTAGAGCAG CTGAACTCTGGCTACTATGTGTCTGGGAGCTCCTCAGGCTTCCAGGGGGGCCAGATCACACTCAGCATGCAGAAG GTGGCCTTGCGGAGCCTTCCCGAGGAGGTAGTGCGGGAGACAGGGGAGTACCGCATGCTGCAGGCCCAGTTCTCACTGCTCTACAACGAGTCTCTGCAAGTGAAGACCCAGCTGGACGAGGCTCGGGGCCTGCTGCTGGCCACCAAAAACTCCCATCTGCGACATATAGAGCACATGGAG AGCGACGAGCTGGGGCTGCAGAAGAAGCTGCGCACAGAGGTCATTCAGCTGGAGGACACGCTGGCCCAGGTACGCAAGGAGTACGAGATGCTGCGCATCGAGTTTGAGCAGAATCTGGCGGCCAACGAGCAGGCGG GGCCCATCAACCGTGAGATGCGCCACCTGATTAGTAGTCTTCAAAACCACAACCACCAGCTAAAAGGGGACGCCCAGCGATACAAGCGGAAGCTTCGAGAAGTACAAGCTGAGATTGGCAAG CTCCGGGCCCAGACCAGTGGCTCTACCCACTCCACCCCCAACCTGGGCCACCCAGAGGACTCTGGCCTCAGTGCCCCAGCCCCAGGGAAAGAGGAGGGTGGGCCAGGCCCTGTCAGTACCCCCGACAACAGAAAGGAAATGGCTCCAGTGCCTGGCACCACCACTACTACCACTTCAGTGAAGAAGGAGGAGCTGGTCCCCTCTGAAGAGGATGTCCAGGGCTTAACCCTTGGGGCCCAGGGCCCTTCCTCCCGGGGCCGAGAACCCGAGGCCAGGCCCAAGCGGGAGCTTCGGGAACGAGAAGGTCCTGGCTTGGGTCCTCCACCTGTAGCCTCCGCTCTCTCAAGGGCCGATCGGgagaaggccaaggtggaagaagCCAAGAGGAAGGAATCAGAACTCCTCAAGGGTCTCCGAGCAGAGCTCAA GAAGGCCCAGGAGAGCCAGAAGGAGATGAAACTGCTGCTGGATATGTACAAGTCAGCACCTAAGGAACAGCGGGATAAGGTGCAGCTCATGGCAGCAGAACGCAAGGCCAAGGCCGAG GTTGATGAGCTGCGGAGCCGCATCCGGGAATTGGAGGAGAGGGATCGAAGGGAGAGCAAGAAGATCGCGGATGAGGATGCCCTGCGGCGCATTCGGCAGGCAGAGGAGCAGATAGAACACCTGCAGCGCAAGCTGGGTGCCACCAAGCAG gaggaggaggctcTGCTCTCAGAGATGGATGTGACAGGTCAGGCTTTTGAGGACATGCAGGAACAGAATGGGCGGCTGCTACAGCAGTTGCGGGAAAAGGACGATGCCAACTTTAAGCTGATGTCAGAGCGGATCAAGGCCAATCAGATTCACAAGCTGCTGCGGGAGGAGAAGGATGAGTTGGGCGAGCAGGTCCTTGGCCTCAAGTCCCAG GTGGATGCCCAGCTGCTGACTGTGCAGAAGCTGGAGGAGAAGGAGCGGGCCTTGCAGGGCAGCCTTGGGGGTGTGGAGAAGGAGCTGACGCTGCGCAGCCAAGCCCTGGAGCTCAACAAGCGGAAG GCTGTAGAAGCCGCCCAGCTGGCCGAGGACCTGAAGGTGCAGCTGGAGCATGTGCAGACTCGGCTGCGGGAGATCCAGCCCTGCCTGGCAGAGAGCCGGGCTGCTCGTGAGAAAGAGAGTTTCAACCTCAAGAGGGCTCAG GAGGACATCTCACGGCTGCGGCGCAAGCTGGAAAAGCAGAGGAAGGTGGAGGTCTATGCGGATGCTGACGAAATCCTCCAGGAGGAGATCAAGGAGTATAAG GCGCGGTTGACCTGCCCCTGCTGTAATACCCGCAAGAAGGATGCAGTCCTTACCAAGTGCTTCCACGTTTTCTGCTTCGAGTGCGTGCGGGGCCGCTATGAGGCCCGCCAGAGGAAGTGCCCCAAGTGCAACGCGGCCTTTGGTGCCCACGACTTCCATCGTATCTACATCAGCTGA
- the RNF40 gene encoding E3 ubiquitin-protein ligase BRE1B isoform X4, protein MSGLGNKRAAGDGGSGPPEKKLSREEKTTTTLIEPIRLGGISSTEEMDLKVLQFKNKKLAERLEQRQACEDELRERIEKLEKRQATDDATLLIVNRYWAQLDETVEALLRCHEGQGELSSAPEAPGTQEGPTCDGTPLPEPGTSELREPLPLQLRPPLSEPALAFVVALGASSSEEVELELQGRMEFSKAAVSHVVEASDRLQRRVEELCQRVYSRGDSEPLSEVARARTRELGRENRRLQDLATQLQEKHHRISLEYSELQDKVTSAETKVLEMETTVEDLQWDIEKLRKREQKLNKHLAEALEQLNSGYYVSGSSSGFQGGQITLSMQKVALRSLPEEVVRETGEYRMLQAQFSLLYNESLQVKTQLDEARGLLLATKNSHLRHIEHMESDELGLQKKLRTEVIQLEDTLAQVRKEYEMLRIEFEQNLAANEQAGPINREMRHLISSLQNHNHQLKGDAQRYKRKLREVQAEIGKLRAQTSGSTHSTPNLGHPEDSGLSAPAPGKEEGGPGPVSTPDNRKEMAPVPGTTTTTTSVKKEELVPSEEDVQGLTLGAQGPSSRGREPEARPKRELREREGPGLGPPPVASALSRADREKAKVEEAKRKESELLKGLRAELKKAQESQKEMKLLLDMYKSAPKEQRDKVQLMAAERKAKAEVDELRSRIRELEERDRRESKKIADEDALRRIRQAEEQIEHLQRKLGATKQEEEALLSEMDVTGQAFEDMQEQNGRLLQQLREKDDANFKLMSERIKANQIHKLLREEKDELGEQVLGLKSQVDAQLLTVQKLEEKERALQGSLGGVEKELTLRSQALELNKRKAVEAAQLAEDLKVQLEHVQTRLREIQPCLAESRAAREKESFNLKRAQDISRLRRKLEKQRKVEVYADADEILQEEIKEYKARLTCPCCNTRKKDAVLTKCFHVFCFECVRGRYEARQRKCPKCNAAFGAHDFHRIYIS, encoded by the exons ATGTCTGGGCTAGGCAACAAACGCGCCGCCGGCGACGGGGGCTCAGGGCCCCCGGAGAAGAAGCTGAGTCGTGAGGAGAAGACCACCACCACTCTTATCGAGCCCATTCGTCTTGGAGGCATCTCTTCCACG GAGGAGATGGACCTGAAGGTACTACAGTTCAAGAACAAAAAACTGGCAGAGCGGCTGGAACAACGGCAGGCTTGTGAAGATGAACTCCGAGAACGAATTGAGAAGTTGGAGAAGCGGCAGGCCACAGATGATGCCACACTCCTCATCGTCAATCGCTACTGGGCCCAG CTGGATGAAACTGTGGAAGCCCTTCTCCGATGCcatgagggccagggggagctgtcTTCAGCGCCTGAAGCACCTGGGACCCAGGAGGGGCCCACATGTGATGGGACTCCTCTCCCAGAGCCGGGGACATCAGAGCTGAGGG AGCCCTTGCCATTGCAGCTGCGGCCCCCTCTCAGTGAGCCGGCCTTGGCTTTTGTGGTGGCACTGGGTGCCAGCAGCAGTGAGGAGGTGGAGCTGGAGCTGCAAGGCCGAATGGAGTTCTCTAAGGCAGCTGTGTCTCATGTGGTAGAGGCCTCAGACCGCCTACAGCGCCGGGTGGAGGAACTCTGTCAGCGAGTGTATAGCCGAG GGGACAGTGAGCCCCTCAGTGAGGTGGCTCGGGCACGCACCCGAGAGCTGGGCCGTGAGAACCGGCGACTGCAGGACTTGGCCACCCAGCTGCAGGAGAAACACCACCGCATCTCATTGGAG TACTCCGAGCTCCAGGATAAAGTGACGTCGGCAGAGACCAAGGTGTTGGAGATGGAGACAACAGTGGAGGACTTGCAGTGGGACATTGAGAAGCTGCGGAAGCGAGAGCAAAAGCTCAATAAGCACCTGGCAGAGGCCTTAGAGCAG CTGAACTCTGGCTACTATGTGTCTGGGAGCTCCTCAGGCTTCCAGGGGGGCCAGATCACACTCAGCATGCAGAAG GTGGCCTTGCGGAGCCTTCCCGAGGAGGTAGTGCGGGAGACAGGGGAGTACCGCATGCTGCAGGCCCAGTTCTCACTGCTCTACAACGAGTCTCTGCAAGTGAAGACCCAGCTGGACGAGGCTCGGGGCCTGCTGCTGGCCACCAAAAACTCCCATCTGCGACATATAGAGCACATGGAG AGCGACGAGCTGGGGCTGCAGAAGAAGCTGCGCACAGAGGTCATTCAGCTGGAGGACACGCTGGCCCAGGTACGCAAGGAGTACGAGATGCTGCGCATCGAGTTTGAGCAGAATCTGGCGGCCAACGAGCAGGCGG GGCCCATCAACCGTGAGATGCGCCACCTGATTAGTAGTCTTCAAAACCACAACCACCAGCTAAAAGGGGACGCCCAGCGATACAAGCGGAAGCTTCGAGAAGTACAAGCTGAGATTGGCAAG CTCCGGGCCCAGACCAGTGGCTCTACCCACTCCACCCCCAACCTGGGCCACCCAGAGGACTCTGGCCTCAGTGCCCCAGCCCCAGGGAAAGAGGAGGGTGGGCCAGGCCCTGTCAGTACCCCCGACAACAGAAAGGAAATGGCTCCAGTGCCTGGCACCACCACTACTACCACTTCAGTGAAGAAGGAGGAGCTGGTCCCCTCTGAAGAGGATGTCCAGGGCTTAACCCTTGGGGCCCAGGGCCCTTCCTCCCGGGGCCGAGAACCCGAGGCCAGGCCCAAGCGGGAGCTTCGGGAACGAGAAGGTCCTGGCTTGGGTCCTCCACCTGTAGCCTCCGCTCTCTCAAGGGCCGATCGGgagaaggccaaggtggaagaagCCAAGAGGAAGGAATCAGAACTCCTCAAGGGTCTCCGAGCAGAGCTCAA GAAGGCCCAGGAGAGCCAGAAGGAGATGAAACTGCTGCTGGATATGTACAAGTCAGCACCTAAGGAACAGCGGGATAAGGTGCAGCTCATGGCAGCAGAACGCAAGGCCAAGGCCGAG GTTGATGAGCTGCGGAGCCGCATCCGGGAATTGGAGGAGAGGGATCGAAGGGAGAGCAAGAAGATCGCGGATGAGGATGCCCTGCGGCGCATTCGGCAGGCAGAGGAGCAGATAGAACACCTGCAGCGCAAGCTGGGTGCCACCAAGCAG gaggaggaggctcTGCTCTCAGAGATGGATGTGACAGGTCAGGCTTTTGAGGACATGCAGGAACAGAATGGGCGGCTGCTACAGCAGTTGCGGGAAAAGGACGATGCCAACTTTAAGCTGATGTCAGAGCGGATCAAGGCCAATCAGATTCACAAGCTGCTGCGGGAGGAGAAGGATGAGTTGGGCGAGCAGGTCCTTGGCCTCAAGTCCCAG GTGGATGCCCAGCTGCTGACTGTGCAGAAGCTGGAGGAGAAGGAGCGGGCCTTGCAGGGCAGCCTTGGGGGTGTGGAGAAGGAGCTGACGCTGCGCAGCCAAGCCCTGGAGCTCAACAAGCGGAAG GCTGTAGAAGCCGCCCAGCTGGCCGAGGACCTGAAGGTGCAGCTGGAGCATGTGCAGACTCGGCTGCGGGAGATCCAGCCCTGCCTGGCAGAGAGCCGGGCTGCTCGTGAGAAAGAGAGTTTCAACCTCAAGAGGGCTCAG GACATCTCACGGCTGCGGCGCAAGCTGGAAAAGCAGAGGAAGGTGGAGGTCTATGCGGATGCTGACGAAATCCTCCAGGAGGAGATCAAGGAGTATAAG GCGCGGTTGACCTGCCCCTGCTGTAATACCCGCAAGAAGGATGCAGTCCTTACCAAGTGCTTCCACGTTTTCTGCTTCGAGTGCGTGCGGGGCCGCTATGAGGCCCGCCAGAGGAAGTGCCCCAAGTGCAACGCGGCCTTTGGTGCCCACGACTTCCATCGTATCTACATCAGCTGA